A part of Scleropages formosus chromosome 3, fSclFor1.1, whole genome shotgun sequence genomic DNA contains:
- the gsg1 gene encoding germ cell-specific gene 1-like protein — protein sequence MTATFREVVDCIYKLSKNILTTKQNGRNLIPTEKLEKLSNLSAVLSLLSLLLSTVALLSPYWCEGKQKVPKPLCSPLKKSGCIPVPGLSDSSGGQFSWETGDDRFVFPSFHSGLWTSCEENINLDEWEEKCRSFMDLTPQSEKIMLWLSVTMEMMYMGLLSTSCVLLSLQLCVHAWLPSATRWGLLLNAFSAIFTVLAGLLGMVGHMMFMQVFQVTASMGPEDFKPHSYGYSWAFYVAWAAFSVCMSSGVSTLNNYTKNFLMRNFERKSWSFPEEIVQGSSQLPTASFYCPPPPPIPPPSPPPPPLSPLSPYYSPSCNSTSSNFDHLPPPPPPPLSPYYSPTVRSPSLSLSHSNLSHIPQYSDDGDSL from the exons ATGACTGCTACCTTTAGAGAGGTGGTTGAT TGTATCTATAAATtgagcaaaaatattttgacaacaaaacaaaatggaagGAACCTTATTCCCACAGAAAAGCTGGAGAAGTTATCCAACTTATCAGCTGTCTTGAGCT TGTTGTCCTTGCTGCTATCAACTGTAGCCCTGCTGTCCCCTTACTGGTGTGAGGGTAAGCAGAAGGTTCCCAAGCCGCTGTGCTCTCCACTGAAGAAGAGCGGTTGCATCCCCGTGCCGGGCCTCTCCGACTCCAGCGGAGGCCAGTTCTCCTGGGAGACCGGTGATGACCGTTTTGTCTTCCCCAGCTTTCATTCAGGCCTGTGGACCAGCTGTGAGGAGAATATCAACCTGGATGAGTGGG AGGAGAAGTGTCGCAGTTTTATGGATCTTACACCTCAGTCTGAAAAAA TCAtgctctggctctctgtgacCATGGAGATGATGTACATGGGGCTGCTGAGCACCAGCTGCGTGCTCTTGtcgctgcagctgtgtgtgcacGCCTGGCTGCCCTCGGCCACCCGCTGGGGACTGCTCCTCAACGCCTTCTCCGCCATCTTCACCGTGCTGGCAG GGCTGCTGGGCATGGTGGGTCATATGATGTTCATGCAAGTATTCCAGGTCACCGCCTCGATGGGCCCAGAGGACTTCAAACCTCACAGCTATGGCTACTCCTGGGCCTTTTA CGTGGCCTGGGCTGCCTTCTCTGTCTGCATGTCATCTGGAGTGTCCACCCTCAACAACTACACCAAAAACTTCCTGATGCGCAACTTTGAAAGGAAATCGTGGTCCTTCCCAGAGGAAATAGTCCAAGGCTCTTCCCAGCTTCCCACTGCCTCTTTCTATTGTCCCCCGCCTCCTCCCATTCCACCGCCATCTCCGCCGCCCCCACCGCTCTCACCCCTGTCTCCATACTACAGCCCCTCATGCAACTCTACCTCCTCAAACTTTGACCACCTGCCTCcacctccgcctcctcctctctccccttACTACTCCCCAACCGTAcgctctccatctctctccctgtcccatTCCAACCTCAGCCATATACCACAGTACTCAGATGATGGTGACTCACTGTAA